A window of Streptomyces sp. NBC_01689 genomic DNA:
TCGGCGACCCGAACAACCCGTACGGTCCCCCGCAGGGTCAGCCGTCCGGTCATCCGCCCCAGGGCCAGCCCGGTTACGGCTACCCCCAGGGCGCCCCTCAACAGCCCGGCTACGGCTACCCGCAGGCCCCGCCCGTCCAGCAGTCGCCGTACGGCGGATATCCCGGCGGCCCGATGGTGATGCCCAGCGGGGTGAAGTCCGCGCGGGTGATGCTGTTCGTCATCGGCGGTCTCCAGGTCTTGGGCGCCATCCTGATCGGACTCTCCGCGGTGGCCGTCGCTGCCGCGAAGAACAACGCGGAGCTCAAGGACGACGTCCGGTTCCAGCAGCTCGCCGACTACTCGGCGGGCGCCCTGTGGGCCGTGACCGTCGCCGTGCTGGCCTGGGGTGTCCTCGCGATCTGGCTCGGCGTGAAGTGCGCGAACGGCGGCAACGGCGTACGCATCACGGCGATGGTGTTCGGCATCCTGACGGCGATCCTCGGCATCTACCCGTTCGTCGTCATCGGCCTGGCGCACACCGTGCTCGCCATCCTCATCGCGGTGTTCGTCGGCAAGTCCGACGGCGAGGCCTGGTTCGGCCGGCCCAAGTACTGAGCCCCGCGCGACGCGTGGCGGCCGCGGGTCCGGCCGGTTGCGCCGCTCCGACGACATGACGGCGGCTTCCGGTCCCCCTCCGGGAGGGGGACGGAAACCGCCGTCGGGACCCGCGGCCGGGGACCGGCGTCCGGCCCGGTCCCCAGGGGAACTCCTCAGTGGAAGAAGTGACGCGTCCCCGTGAAGTACATCGTGATGCCGGCCTTCTTCGCGGCCTCGACCACCAGCTCGTCACGGACCGAACCACCCGGCTGGACCACGGCCCTGACACCCGCCTCGGCGAGGATCTCCAGGCCGTCGGGGAACGGGAAGAACGCGTCCGAGGCGGCGTACGCACCACGGGCCCGCTCGGCGCCCGCCCGCTCGACCGCGAGCTTCGCGGAGTCGACGCGGTTGACCTGACCCATGCCGACGCCGACCGAGGCGCCGTCCTTGGCGAGCAGGATCGCGTTGGACTTCACCGCGCGGCAGGCCCGCCAGGCGAAGGCCAGTTCGTCCAGCTCGCCCTGGCCGAGCGCGTCGCCGGTGGCCAGGGTCCAGCTCGCCGGGTTGTCGCCGTCGGCCTGGAGCCGGTCGGTGACCTGGAGCAGCGCGCCACCGTCGATCTGCTTGACCTCGACCGGGTTCGCGGGCGCCCGGTGCGCGCGCAGGACCCGGATGTTCTTCTTCTTGGTGAGGGCTTCGAGCGCGCCGTCCTCGTACTCCGGCGCCACGATGACCTCGGTGAAGATGTCCGCGACCTGCTCAGCCATCTCCTTCGTCACCGGCCGGTTGACCGCGATCACGCCGCCGAACGCGGACAGCGGGTCGCAGGCGTGCGCCTTGCGGTGCGCCTCGGCGACGTTCGCGGCGACCGCGATACCGCACGGGTTGGCGTGCTTGATGATCGCGACGCAGGGGTCCTCGTGGTCGTACGCGGCACGGCGCGCGGCGTCCGTGTCCGTGTAGTTGTTGTACGACATCTCCTTGCCGTGCAGCTGCTCGGCCTCGGCGAGACCACCGGTGCCGTCGACGTACAGCGCGGCCCCCTGGTGCGGGTTCTCCCCGTAGCGCAGGGTGTTCTTCCGCTCGTAGGTGTGCCCGAGGAAATCGGGGAAGCCGCTGGTGTCGGCGGCGGCGTACTCGTCGGCGAACCAGGAGGCGACGGCGACGTCGTACGAGGCGGTGTGCTGGAAGGCCTCTGCCGCCAGCCGCTTGCGGGCGGTGAGGTCGAAGCCGCCCTCCTCGACGGCGGCCAGGACGGCGGCGTACCGGTCCGGGCTGGTGACGACGGCGACGGACGGGTGGTTCTTGGCGGCCGCCCGCACCATCGAGGGGCCGCCGATGTCGATCTGCTCGACGCACTCGTCGGGCGTCGCGCCCGAGGCGACCGTCTCACGGAACGGGTACAGGTTCACCACGACGAGGTCGAACGGCTCGACGCCGAGCTCGGCGAGCTGCTCGCGGTGGCTCTCGAGCCGCAGGTCGGCGAGGATGCCCGCGTGGACCCTGGGGTGCAGCGTCTTGACGCGGCCGTCGAGGCACTCCGGGAAGCCGGTGAGTTCCTCGACCTTGGTGACGGGGACACCCGACGCGGCGATGCGGGCGGCGGTGGAGCCGGTGGACACCAGCTCGACACCGGCCGCGTGCAGCCCGCGCGCGAGCTCTTCGAGCCCGGTCTTGTCGTAGACACTGACGAGCGCGCGCCGGACGGCCCGCCTGGTGCCCGCGGTGCCCTCGGCCGTGACTGTGCTGTCGGCGGTCACTGGATAACTACCTTTCGTCCCTCAATGCGATAGCCGTTGCGGGCGAGCCGCCCCACGACATCGACGAGCAGTTCTCGCTCGACTTCCTTGATGCGCTCGTGCAGAGCGCTCTCGTCGTCCTCGTCCCGGACCTCGACCACGCCCTGGGCGATGATCGGCCCGGTGTCGACGCCGTCGTCGACGAAGTGGACGGTGCACCCGGTGACCTTCGCGCCGTACGCGAGCGCGTCGCGCACGCCGTGGGCCCCCGGGAAACTCGGCAGCAGGGCGGGGTGCGTGTTGACGATCCGCCCGCCGAACCTGGCCAGGAACCGCTTCCCCACGATCTTCATGAACCCGGCGGAGACCACGAGGTCGGGCTCATGGGCGGCGACCGCCTCGGTGAGCGCCGCGTCCCACTCGTCCCGGGTGCCGTAGTCCTTCACCCGCCGGACGAAGGTGGGCAGCTCCGCCCGCTCGCCGCGCGCGAGCCCCTCGATGCCGTCACGGTCGGCGCCGACCGCCACGACCCGGGCCCCGTAGCCCTCGGGGCCGGCCTCCGCCACGGCGTCCAGCAGTGCCTGCAGATTCGTGCCTGATCCGGAGACCAGCACGACGAGGCGCTTGGCCTTGGCCACGACGGGGCCCTTTCTCGGGGGAGCGTTTGTACGGTCGTACGAATGCTTCGCGCCCCGGGATACGGGGAAGTCTACGAACCGGCCGACCGTCAGCAACGATACCGGCACACCGGGCAGCCCCCACGGGACGGGGGCGTGGCCGGAAGGTAGCGTCTGGGGAGGAACCTCCCGGGAACACCGTTCGGCACGGGGAACGCCCCGTGTCCGCGGGACGTTGACCAGGGACGGACAGGAACATCCGGGGCACGCCCCGGGGACCGACGTCCGGGGCACGGCCCCGGGCGTGAGCCCCCGGGTACGAGTCATGGACAGGAAACCCGGGGTGCGCGTAGCGAGCACGATGCCGTGCGGACACGCCGCCCGCCAGAACCACCAAGGGGAAGACGCACACCTGATGCCGGACCGCAGTCTCCGACTCCCTCCGCTCCTGCTGCGCGAGCGGCGCCCTTCGCCCACCCCGCCGCAGGAGAACGGGGACGCGCCCTCGGGCAGGGGCGGCTCCTCGGGCGGGCGCGGCTCCTCGGGCTCCGGCGGCTCGTCGGACGGGAGCGGCCCGGGGTCCGGCCCCGACTCCGACGACCACAACCCGTTCGCGCCCCCGCCGGAGGGCACACCCGACCGGCCGTGGCAGCCCAGACGGCCCGCCGGCGGACAGGGCCCGGACGAGAACGGCGGCTCGGGGCAGCACTCCCCGTGGGGCAGTCAGTGGAGCGACCGGCAGCCAGGCCGTTCGTCGGGCGGCGGCTTCGGCGAGCGGCCCGGCGCCCCACAGGGCCAGGGCGGCCCGGAGGGACCCGGCGGCGGTCCCGGCTCGGGAATGCGCTGGGACCCGACGGACCCCGCCCAGCGCCGGGCGCGCTACGCGCTGCTCTCCGGCATGTGGGCCTTCTTCTTCGCCCTGTTCAGCTGGCCGTACGTGGCCCTGCTGCTCGGCGCGCTCGCGCTGTACTGGGGTGTCAGCGCCCTGCGCGCGAAGCCGCGCAAGCCCGCCCCGGACGCACCCGCGGCGCCCGAGCCGAGCGGCCGCCCGCAGACGACGGCGGCCGTCAGCGGTCTCGTCACCGCGTCCCTCGCCATCCTCATGGTCGCCGCGACGTTCTCCGCGCAGCTCGTCTACAGCGACTACTACTCCTGCACGCACGACGCGCTCACCAACGCGGCGAAGCAGTCCTGCAACGAGCTTCTGCCGAAGGATCTGCGGGGGCTGCTGGGGACGCAGAACTGAGGGGAACCGTCCTGACGCGGGCCCGCACCACCAGCCCGTCCGCGACCTGTGAGCGGGGGCGCGCATGATCAGCCCGTCCGGCGCTTGAGGACGAGCTTCGGGCGACGGCGGGGGTCCAGGGGCGGCGCCCCGACCGGAACCATGCTGGCGCAGGCGCACATCTCCAGCCCGTCCGGCGTTTGAGGACGAGCCCTTCGGGCGACGGCGGGGGTCCAGGGGGCGCAGCGCCCCTGAGTGGGGGTCTGGTGGCGGAGCCCCCAGGTACGGGATGGGTCGGGTAGGGGCGGCGGGGGCGAGAACACCCGCGCGTCACCTCACTCCGGATCCACCTCCCCCGCATCCCCCGACGCCGCCGCCTCCCGCAACGCCGCCCACCGGGCCTCCCGCACCACGTCCTCGTCCCACGCCACCCCCAGGTCGTCGGACGGCAGCAGGTCGTACGGCACCAGGTCGTCGTCCCACTCCTCCTCGCCCATCCCCACCGGCCCGAGCCCCGGCGCCCCCGCGAGGTCCGGCTCCCCGCCCCCCTGGGACACGAGCACCCCCGGCGACGCCACCGACGCCGACACCCGTCCCCCGCTCCCGAACCCGCCCGCACCCTTCCGCTCCCGCCACCAGGACCACGACCACCACCTCGACCCGGACACCGCCGACACCGCCGACGCCGCCGACACCGGCAGCCCTGACAGGACCGACACCACCGACGCCCAGGACATCCGGCGCCGTCCCCTTCCCCCGACGCCCGGCACGGCCGCTCCCACCGGAACGCCGACGCCCACCGTCCACACCGTCACCGCGCCCCCCACCTGCCACCACACCGGCCCGAAGTGGGCCAGCGCGCCCACCCCCAGCGGTCCGCCCGCCAGCCCGGCGAGCAGCGCCATCAGCAGCCCGCACACCACACCGGCGACCCCCACCCCGGCGACGACCCGCCCCCGCGACCAGTCCTCGCCCCCTTCCGCGGCCCCCGCCGCCTTCCGCAGGAACCACACCACCGTCACCCCGGCCGCCACCGGCACCGCCGCGCCCGCCCAGCTCCACGGCCCCCCGCCCTCCGGCACCGCGGCCAGCAGCGGGAACGGCGGCAGCACGGGTGCCTGCCCCGCCGCGGAGAGCGGTCCCGCGACCTGCCCGGCCCCCAGGACGACGCCGGGCCCGAGTCCGTACGCGGCCCCCCACACCGCCGCGTTCGGCACCAGCGCCAGACAGAGCAGGAGCACGGCGAACCGTCCCGACCACACCGCCGTGAGCTGCTGGAAGGACTCCCGCGCCAGATCCCCGTGCCACACCAGCGACGCCCCCACCAGCAGCGCGCCGCCCCCGACGAGCACCGCCGTCCCGGCGAGCGCCGCCCGCACCGAGGCACCGAGCCACCGGCCGGCCCACGGCGCCGGCGGCTCACCGGTGAGGGCCCAGCGGCGCACCCCGGCGGGCAGCGGCCGGCGGGCGAGAGCCCGGCCCACCCGGAACGGCAGCGGCCCCCGCGGATGTCCGTACGCCGTCCACACCCCGGCGGCCGCCGCGCTCGCGGTCAGCAGGGGAAGGCACAGCACCGGCCACGACCAGGACGGCCGCAGCTCGCCACCCGCGGTGTACAGCACGGCCGCCGCGCTCAGGGTCAGATAGCCGGCGACGGTCCCGCCCCACACGGCGTGCCCCGAGGCCCCCGCGTCCGCGTCCGCGGCGTCACGTGCCGCGCGGTGCAGCAGCCACGCCGGGAAGACCGACAGGAGCAGCGGGGTGAGCCCCACCGGCATGGGCAGTCCCGACAGGGTGTCGGTGCGGGCCAGTTCGACCCCGTGGGCGAGCAGCCACAGCGCGGCGGCGACGTGCAGCGCGCCACCGGGCCCGCTGTCCGGGTACGGCGAGCTGATCCACAGCATCATCACGAGGACGGCGAGCGAGCCGAGCCCCAGCCCGGCCGCGAGCGCACCACCCAGGAATCCGGCGGCCAGTCCGGGTGATCGGCGACGCATCCGGGTGATCAGCAGCGACAACGAAAGCCTGTGGTCGGTCATTTGTGTCACCCCGCCATGCTCCCAACGACACGCGCTTTCTCGTCGTAACGGGCAAAGCTCGGATGTGTCGCCCAATATGCAGCTATGCACTTTTTCGTACGGAGGGGCGTTCTGTGGGGTTCGCGATGACACGGGACTCCTGGGACCCCGTCCTTCCCCTGCCCGGCCGCGAGGAGCGCCGCCGGCTGCGTGAGGCCAAGTCGCTGAGTCACGCGGACATCGCGGCCCGGGTGGGCGTCACCGCCGCGACCGTGCGCGCGTGGGAGTCCGGCCGTACGGCACCGCACGGCCGCGAACGGGAGGCGTACGCGGCGCTGCTGGCCCCCGCAGGGTCGCCCGGCGATCAGCGGGAGGACACCCCCGCGGCCGCGGCCGGCACCGGCCGCGCCGGCCGCACCGCCGACCTGGCCGACTCCGGCCGCACGGACCCCACGGACCGCACGGACCCCACGGACCGCACGGACCGCACGGCCGGTCCTGACGGTCCCGGCGATCAGCGCGCCACCGGCGCCTCCGCCGACCGGGAGAACCATGAGGGCCGCCCTGGCCTCCGGGAGGGCCGCGACCGCCGGAGCGGGCGCGCGAAAGGCTGGGGCCCCGGACGTCGTGGCACCCCCGGACGGGACACCCGCTCGCGCGGACCGCGGGACGAGGCCGCCCCCGTCCTGGCCGGCGTCGCCACCGGTCCCGTACAGCCGCCGCCCAGGCCGGCGCGTCCGCCGGCGACATCCACCGGTTCCGGGGCGAGGCCGGCGGCCGGCCCCGGGTGGGGCCCCGGGTACGAGCCGGCCACCGTCGGTCTGACGCCCGCGGAGGCCTTCGACGAGCTCTACGGGTTCTGCGCCCCCGCCCTCCTGCGGCAGACCTATCTGCTGACCGGGCGCCGTGAACTGGCGCGCGAGTCGGTGGAGCGGGCCTTCCAGACGGCCTGGCAGCGGTGGCCCGAGGTGGCCGTGGACCGTGACCCGGCGGGGTGGGTGCGGGCGGTGGCGTACGAGTACGCGCTCTCGCCCTGGCACCGCGTCCGCCCGCGGTACCGGCACGCGGAGCCACCGCCCGCGGACGCCGCCGACCGGGCGCTGCTCTCCGTACTGCTGGACCTGCCGCCGATGCACCGGCGGACCCTGCTGCTCTACGACGGCGTCGGACTCGACCTGCCGGAGACCGCCGCCGAGACGGAGGCGAGCACGCCCGCGGCGGCCAACCGGCTGCTGCACGCGCGCGAGACCGTGGCCACGCGGCTTCCGGAGCTCGCGGCGCCCGAGGAGCTGCACCGGCGGCTCGCCGAGATCGCCGGGACGGAGCGGTTGCGGGCCGGAAAGCCCTTCCTGATCCGCTGGGCCAGCGAGCGCCGCGCCCTGCACTGGACCCGTGCGGCGATGGCGTTCACCGCCGTCTTCATCGGCATCACCTCACTGACGCTCAAGGCCGCGCCCGACCACTACGAACCACCGCTCGCCCCGGGAGCGACGGTGAGCGGTCTGCCGCCGAAGGTCGCTCCCGGGCCGCTGTCCCACGAGGAACTGGCCCTGCGCGCCCGGCTGAGAGCGGCGACGGCGAGCGGTCCGGAGCGGCTGGTCCCGGACCCGCGCTGAGCACGCGGACGGGCCCGCACCCCCGGAGGGTGCGGGCCCGTCTCGCTGTTCCGCGTCAGCCCGCGAGCAGCTCGCGCGCCAGCTTCGCCGTCTCGGTCGGCGTCTTGCCGACCTTGACGCCGGCGGCCTCAAGGGCCTCCTTCTTCGCGGCGGCCGTGCCGGAGGAGCCGGAGACGATGGCGCCGGCGTGGCCCATGGTCTTGCCCTCGGGCGCGGTGAAGCCCGCGACGTAACCGACGACCGGCTTGGTCACGTTCTTCGCGATGAAGTCCGCGGCCCGCTCCTCGGCGTCGCCGCCGATCTCGCCGATCATGACGATCAGGTCGGTGTCGGGGTCGGCCTCGAACGCGGCGAGCGCGTCGATGTGCGTCGTGCCGATGACCGGGTCGCCACCGATGCCGACGGCGGACGAGAAGCCGATGTCACGGAGCTCGTACATCATCTGGTACGTCAGCGTGCCGGACTTCGAGACCAGGCCGA
This region includes:
- a CDS encoding helix-turn-helix domain-containing protein, translated to MTRDSWDPVLPLPGREERRRLREAKSLSHADIAARVGVTAATVRAWESGRTAPHGREREAYAALLAPAGSPGDQREDTPAAAAGTGRAGRTADLADSGRTDPTDRTDPTDRTDRTAGPDGPGDQRATGASADRENHEGRPGLREGRDRRSGRAKGWGPGRRGTPGRDTRSRGPRDEAAPVLAGVATGPVQPPPRPARPPATSTGSGARPAAGPGWGPGYEPATVGLTPAEAFDELYGFCAPALLRQTYLLTGRRELARESVERAFQTAWQRWPEVAVDRDPAGWVRAVAYEYALSPWHRVRPRYRHAEPPPADAADRALLSVLLDLPPMHRRTLLLYDGVGLDLPETAAETEASTPAAANRLLHARETVATRLPELAAPEELHRRLAEIAGTERLRAGKPFLIRWASERRALHWTRAAMAFTAVFIGITSLTLKAAPDHYEPPLAPGATVSGLPPKVAPGPLSHEELALRARLRAATASGPERLVPDPR
- the purH gene encoding bifunctional phosphoribosylaminoimidazolecarboxamide formyltransferase/IMP cyclohydrolase, with the protein product MTADSTVTAEGTAGTRRAVRRALVSVYDKTGLEELARGLHAAGVELVSTGSTAARIAASGVPVTKVEELTGFPECLDGRVKTLHPRVHAGILADLRLESHREQLAELGVEPFDLVVVNLYPFRETVASGATPDECVEQIDIGGPSMVRAAAKNHPSVAVVTSPDRYAAVLAAVEEGGFDLTARKRLAAEAFQHTASYDVAVASWFADEYAAADTSGFPDFLGHTYERKNTLRYGENPHQGAALYVDGTGGLAEAEQLHGKEMSYNNYTDTDAARRAAYDHEDPCVAIIKHANPCGIAVAANVAEAHRKAHACDPLSAFGGVIAVNRPVTKEMAEQVADIFTEVIVAPEYEDGALEALTKKKNIRVLRAHRAPANPVEVKQIDGGALLQVTDRLQADGDNPASWTLATGDALGQGELDELAFAWRACRAVKSNAILLAKDGASVGVGMGQVNRVDSAKLAVERAGAERARGAYAASDAFFPFPDGLEILAEAGVRAVVQPGGSVRDELVVEAAKKAGITMYFTGTRHFFH
- a CDS encoding proline-rich domain-containing protein, yielding MSFGDPNNPYGPPQGQPSGHPPQGQPGYGYPQGAPQQPGYGYPQAPPVQQSPYGGYPGGPMVMPSGVKSARVMLFVIGGLQVLGAILIGLSAVAVAAAKNNAELKDDVRFQQLADYSAGALWAVTVAVLAWGVLAIWLGVKCANGGNGVRITAMVFGILTAILGIYPFVVIGLAHTVLAILIAVFVGKSDGEAWFGRPKY
- the purN gene encoding phosphoribosylglycinamide formyltransferase is translated as MAKAKRLVVLVSGSGTNLQALLDAVAEAGPEGYGARVVAVGADRDGIEGLARGERAELPTFVRRVKDYGTRDEWDAALTEAVAAHEPDLVVSAGFMKIVGKRFLARFGGRIVNTHPALLPSFPGAHGVRDALAYGAKVTGCTVHFVDDGVDTGPIIAQGVVEVRDEDDESALHERIKEVERELLVDVVGRLARNGYRIEGRKVVIQ
- a CDS encoding cell division protein PerM, giving the protein MTDHRLSLSLLITRMRRRSPGLAAGFLGGALAAGLGLGSLAVLVMMLWISSPYPDSGPGGALHVAAALWLLAHGVELARTDTLSGLPMPVGLTPLLLSVFPAWLLHRAARDAADADAGASGHAVWGGTVAGYLTLSAAAVLYTAGGELRPSWSWPVLCLPLLTASAAAAGVWTAYGHPRGPLPFRVGRALARRPLPAGVRRWALTGEPPAPWAGRWLGASVRAALAGTAVLVGGGALLVGASLVWHGDLARESFQQLTAVWSGRFAVLLLCLALVPNAAVWGAAYGLGPGVVLGAGQVAGPLSAAGQAPVLPPFPLLAAVPEGGGPWSWAGAAVPVAAGVTVVWFLRKAAGAAEGGEDWSRGRVVAGVGVAGVVCGLLMALLAGLAGGPLGVGALAHFGPVWWQVGGAVTVWTVGVGVPVGAAVPGVGGRGRRRMSWASVVSVLSGLPVSAASAVSAVSGSRWWSWSWWRERKGAGGFGSGGRVSASVASPGVLVSQGGGEPDLAGAPGLGPVGMGEEEWDDDLVPYDLLPSDDLGVAWDEDVVREARWAALREAAASGDAGEVDPE